The Gemmatimonadota bacterium genome includes a window with the following:
- a CDS encoding UDP-N-acetylmuramoyl-L-alanyl-D-glutamate--2,6-diaminopimelate ligase produces MGGQTLAAVAQVLAGAGVLVGSRGDLRTEVAGASQDSTNTAADDLFCAWKGSIVDAHDFLPVVARRGASGAVVERAVESVQIPQLVVSDGRRAAAVAAAFLADHPDRSMTMVGITGTNGKTTTSLITRHLLGRLGPAAAVGTVGVVGTRTPAEPGSALTTPGPVETAATLRSLADAGTVSVTMEASSHALDQRRLDGIEFDIGVFTNFTQDHLDYHGDLASYLDAKKRLTELIAADGSIVVNADDPAWNALDGGGRRMRTFSLAGGEASVGAEDVAASSLGSEFTCRWYGERISARLPLPGRFNVSNALAALSVAELAGVDRRDAVALLAEAPQVPGRLERVVETPFSVYIDFAHTADALQNVLATLKPLTKGRLIVVFGAGGDRDRGKRAQMGAAARLADTVVLTSDNPRGEDPERIMDDIAAGLGGTRFARDADRRRAISLAIDGAEPGDTVLLAGKGHERYQIFAEGSVPFDEREVVLEAVGKRAAGGGGGS; encoded by the coding sequence GTGGGCGGGCAGACGCTAGCGGCCGTCGCTCAGGTACTGGCCGGAGCCGGGGTGCTGGTCGGCTCCCGGGGCGACTTGCGCACCGAGGTTGCGGGCGCGAGCCAGGATTCGACGAATACCGCGGCGGACGACCTGTTCTGCGCCTGGAAGGGGAGCATTGTGGACGCTCACGACTTCCTGCCGGTTGTAGCGCGGCGCGGCGCGTCGGGAGCAGTGGTCGAACGAGCCGTGGAGAGTGTGCAGATTCCGCAGCTCGTGGTCTCGGACGGCAGACGGGCGGCCGCTGTGGCGGCGGCGTTCCTCGCCGACCACCCGGACCGCAGCATGACGATGGTGGGGATCACCGGAACGAACGGCAAGACTACGACCTCGCTCATCACGCGACACCTCCTGGGCCGACTCGGGCCGGCGGCGGCGGTCGGCACCGTGGGCGTGGTCGGTACGCGGACGCCCGCCGAGCCGGGATCGGCCCTCACGACGCCGGGACCGGTCGAGACGGCCGCCACCCTGCGCTCGCTGGCGGACGCTGGCACCGTCTCCGTCACCATGGAAGCCTCTTCTCATGCGCTCGACCAGCGGCGCCTGGACGGGATCGAGTTCGACATCGGCGTCTTCACCAATTTCACGCAGGATCATCTCGACTACCACGGCGATCTGGCTAGCTACCTCGACGCCAAGAAGCGACTGACCGAGCTGATCGCCGCCGACGGCTCGATCGTGGTAAACGCCGACGATCCCGCCTGGAACGCTCTGGATGGCGGAGGAAGGCGGATGCGGACCTTCTCGCTCGCCGGCGGCGAGGCGAGCGTCGGGGCGGAAGATGTGGCGGCCTCCTCCCTCGGCTCCGAGTTCACCTGCCGCTGGTACGGCGAACGGATCTCGGCCAGGCTGCCGTTGCCGGGCCGGTTCAATGTCTCGAACGCCTTGGCCGCCCTGAGCGTCGCGGAGCTGGCGGGCGTGGATCGGCGCGACGCCGTGGCCTTGCTCGCCGAGGCCCCCCAGGTACCCGGGCGGCTCGAACGGGTCGTGGAGACCCCCTTCTCGGTCTACATAGACTTCGCGCACACCGCCGATGCGCTGCAGAACGTGCTCGCGACACTGAAGCCGCTGACCAAGGGCCGGCTGATCGTGGTCTTCGGCGCCGGCGGAGACCGGGATCGAGGCAAGCGCGCCCAGATGGGAGCCGCCGCGCGTTTGGCGGACACGGTCGTTCTCACATCCGACAATCCCCGCGGCGAAGATCCGGAGAGGATCATGGACGACATCGCCGCCGGCCTCGGCGGAACCCGGTTCGCGCGCGACGCCGACCGCCGCCGGGCGATCTCCCTCGCCATTGACGGGGCCGAGCCAGGCGACACGGTGCTTCTGGCCGGGAAGGGCCACGAGCGCTACCAGATCTTCGCTGAGGGCAGTGTCCCCTTCGACGAACGCGAGGTAGTCCTCGAGGCGGTCGGGAAGCGAGCGGCCGGCGGGGGAGGAGGCTCATGA
- a CDS encoding UDP-N-acetylmuramoyl-tripeptide--D-alanyl-D-alanine ligase, which translates to MSLYRWDDARVRAALEPLLGGEPDAPDAGDRVYTGISTDSRSVAPGELFVALVGDRFDGHAFVGRAVAGGAAGVVVSRSPTGGALVGEGGVLEYRVADTLEALGALAAYRRSAAEAPVIAITGSSGKTTTKDFTAAALSAAFSTHATTGNRNNRVGVPLTLFAMPTDAEAAVLELGTNEPGEIAALAAMTAPDLAVVVTVGDAHIEKLGDLEGVLAEKLSLLRAQPAVAARPIVGDRPAILAERAREIRKDVRVAGTSHLADSDLRARNVRHTPNGGTLFTWRDLEVRLRIPGRHAVTDALIALTVAEAMDVEPAAAVRKLESVQPGAMRSELRSMGEIELVVDCYNASPQSLEAALDLLHQRSRIRAPRSSVAFLGTMLELGAKSPALHRAALKGALDRGIDLIVATGEFADAARALEANSGRVILADDWSDAYPALRERLQGDEIILLKASRGVALEGVIPLLATDFSGADAEEAGPADTEAGYNRGGGI; encoded by the coding sequence ATGAGCCTCTACCGCTGGGACGACGCCCGGGTGAGGGCGGCGCTTGAGCCGCTGCTCGGCGGCGAGCCCGACGCGCCAGATGCGGGCGACCGAGTCTACACCGGGATCTCGACCGACTCACGTTCGGTCGCGCCCGGCGAGCTCTTCGTCGCCCTGGTGGGCGACCGGTTCGACGGCCACGCCTTTGTGGGCCGGGCCGTAGCCGGGGGAGCCGCCGGAGTCGTGGTGTCGAGGAGTCCGACCGGCGGAGCCCTCGTCGGCGAGGGAGGCGTCCTCGAATACCGGGTCGCCGACACGCTCGAGGCCCTGGGAGCTCTCGCCGCCTACCGCCGCTCCGCAGCCGAGGCGCCCGTCATCGCAATCACCGGCTCGTCGGGCAAGACGACCACCAAGGACTTCACGGCCGCCGCCCTGAGCGCGGCCTTCTCGACCCACGCCACGACCGGCAACCGCAACAATCGCGTCGGAGTACCGCTGACCCTTTTCGCCATGCCGACCGACGCCGAGGCCGCCGTGCTCGAGCTGGGCACGAACGAGCCCGGCGAGATCGCGGCCTTGGCGGCTATGACCGCTCCGGACCTGGCGGTCGTAGTCACGGTCGGCGACGCCCACATCGAGAAGCTCGGCGACCTGGAGGGAGTGCTCGCGGAGAAGCTCTCGCTGCTCCGGGCGCAGCCCGCCGTGGCAGCGCGTCCGATCGTCGGGGACCGTCCGGCGATCCTCGCCGAGCGAGCGCGGGAGATCAGGAAGGATGTCCGGGTCGCCGGTACGAGCCACCTCGCCGATTCCGACCTCCGCGCTCGCAACGTGCGGCACACTCCCAACGGCGGGACGCTCTTCACCTGGCGAGATCTCGAGGTGAGGCTCCGCATTCCCGGGCGTCACGCAGTCACCGACGCTCTCATCGCTCTGACCGTCGCGGAGGCGATGGACGTCGAACCGGCCGCAGCCGTGCGAAAGCTGGAGTCGGTCCAACCGGGCGCCATGCGTTCCGAGCTCAGGTCCATGGGCGAGATCGAGCTGGTGGTGGATTGCTACAACGCCAGCCCGCAGAGTCTGGAGGCGGCCCTGGACCTGCTCCATCAGCGGAGTCGAATCCGTGCCCCGCGCAGTTCGGTGGCCTTCCTGGGCACGATGCTCGAACTCGGAGCCAAGAGCCCGGCACTCCACCGAGCCGCTCTCAAGGGTGCGCTCGACCGCGGGATCGACCTCATCGTGGCCACCGGCGAGTTCGCCGACGCGGCCCGGGCTCTCGAAGCAAACAGTGGACGGGTCATCCTCGCCGACGACTGGAGCGACGCCTATCCCGCGCTTCGCGAACGCCTGCAAGGCGACGAGATCATCCTCCTCAAGGCGTCACGGGGCGTGGCGCTCGAGGGTGTGATACCGCTCCTGGCGACGGATTTCTCAGGCGCCGACGCGGAGGAAGCCGGGCCTGCCGACACGGAAGCCGGCTACAACCGCGGGGGAGGGATCTGA
- the mraY gene encoding phospho-N-acetylmuramoyl-pentapeptide-transferase gives MLYHLFPELVELHSGFNVIRYITFRSAAAGITALLITWIVGPAIIGTLRRKRWGQVIRQVGPHTHFGKQGTPTMGGLIMISAATVSTLLWAELTNPYVLIALASFLVCGALGFVDDYLKISRGNADGLVDKVKLFAPAGVGMAVGIFLIASPLSSHEPTVTALPFFSDLQFAFAPLFFVLFTSFVVAGSSNAVNLSDGLDGLAAGLVAIAATTFAFYAYLAGRVDTSAYLGLFHLPGAGELTVFVAALIGTCIGFLWFNSHPASVFMGDTGSLALGGALGVLAILVKTEFLLVIAGGVFVAEALSVIAQKSFFKFTRWRTGEPRRLLRMAPLHHHFEKLGWKESKVVVRFWVAGLLCAIGALAALKIR, from the coding sequence ATGCTCTATCACCTCTTCCCCGAGCTGGTGGAGCTGCATTCGGGCTTCAACGTGATTCGCTACATCACCTTCCGCTCGGCGGCGGCGGGCATTACGGCCCTGCTGATCACCTGGATCGTCGGGCCTGCGATCATCGGAACGCTCAGGCGCAAGAGGTGGGGGCAGGTGATCCGTCAGGTCGGTCCTCACACGCACTTTGGAAAGCAGGGCACACCGACCATGGGCGGGCTGATCATGATTTCGGCCGCCACGGTATCGACGCTGCTCTGGGCCGAACTGACCAACCCCTACGTTCTGATCGCGCTCGCGAGCTTCCTCGTCTGCGGGGCGCTAGGGTTCGTGGACGACTACCTCAAGATCTCACGCGGTAACGCCGACGGGCTGGTCGACAAGGTGAAGCTCTTCGCTCCGGCCGGAGTGGGCATGGCGGTCGGGATCTTCCTCATCGCGTCTCCGCTCTCGTCCCACGAGCCGACCGTGACGGCGCTGCCCTTCTTCTCGGATCTCCAGTTCGCCTTCGCCCCGCTCTTCTTCGTTCTCTTCACTTCCTTCGTGGTGGCCGGAAGTTCGAACGCCGTAAACCTCAGCGACGGATTGGACGGACTCGCCGCAGGCCTGGTCGCCATCGCCGCGACGACCTTCGCGTTCTACGCCTACCTGGCGGGCCGAGTCGACACCTCCGCGTACCTCGGCCTCTTCCACCTGCCCGGAGCGGGTGAACTCACCGTCTTCGTCGCCGCGCTGATCGGCACTTGCATCGGATTCCTCTGGTTCAACTCGCATCCCGCGAGCGTGTTCATGGGCGACACCGGGTCGCTTGCGCTAGGTGGTGCGTTGGGAGTGTTGGCGATCCTTGTCAAGACCGAATTCCTGCTCGTGATCGCGGGAGGCGTCTTTGTGGCCGAGGCTCTTTCCGTTATCGCCCAGAAAAGCTTCTTCAAGTTTACGCGGTGGCGCACCGGGGAGCCGAGGAGGCTGTTGCGCATGGCGCCGCTCCATCACCACTTCGAGAAGCTGGGGTGGAAGGAGTCCAAGGTGGTCGTTCGTTTCTGGGTCGCCGGATTGCTCTGCGCCATTGGGGCGCTGGCGGCGCTCAAGATACGGTGA